The following coding sequences are from one Planctomycetia bacterium window:
- a CDS encoding NADH-quinone oxidoreductase subunit I: MKPDDPKVKWVEEPKLGLAGKMYLPALIQGLAVTTKHLFAPKMTVSFPEQRPEIGNPLIYRGVHRLNKDEQGRVKCVACFLCATACPAHCIDIIAAPSPWPDRDKYCESFTIDELRCIFCGMCEEACPVDAVELTSLFDLTGRSREEMIFDKEKLLSVYDMTKDAEPMKSASLGGAP; the protein is encoded by the coding sequence ATGAAGCCGGATGATCCGAAAGTCAAATGGGTCGAAGAACCCAAGCTCGGCCTCGCAGGCAAGATGTACTTGCCTGCGCTGATCCAAGGCTTGGCCGTAACGACGAAACATTTGTTCGCTCCGAAGATGACGGTCAGCTTTCCCGAGCAACGCCCGGAGATCGGCAACCCGTTGATCTATCGGGGCGTGCATCGACTCAACAAAGACGAACAAGGCCGCGTCAAATGCGTCGCGTGCTTCCTCTGTGCTACGGCCTGCCCGGCACACTGCATCGACATCATCGCGGCCCCGAGCCCGTGGCCGGATCGGGATAAATACTGCGAAAGCTTCACGATCGACGAACTCCGCTGCATCTTCTGCGGCATGTGCGAAGAAGCCTGCCCGGTCGATGCCGTCGAGTTGACGAGCCTGTTCGATCTCACCGGCCGTAGCCGTGAAGAGATGATTTTCGACAAGGAAAAACTTTTGAGCGTATACGACATGACCAAAGACGCCGAGCCGATGAAGTCGGCTTCGCTCGGAGGTGCGCCATGA
- a CDS encoding NADH-quinone oxidoreductase subunit J, protein MTSKEIALLVAPSLLLAVGLWMLLPRGTSRGKAVGLLFTTISLGLFAGRLWPLEDLVSDAVFYSMAAVTLASAIGAVTMRSPVYCAIWFALTLLGTAGLFFFQGAQFLGVATIVVYAGAILVTFLFVLMLSSPEGNALYDRLSWEAFISAATGAVLVCLLTWTAASNNFRPANGKRIEGPAQIVFSSSNEEQGKKILSQNHVEKLGAELFSRHLAAVEVGGTLLLVALVGAIAVASHGQSAMEESRDA, encoded by the coding sequence ATGACGTCGAAAGAAATCGCTCTGCTCGTCGCACCGTCGCTGCTGCTTGCCGTTGGTCTGTGGATGCTTCTGCCGCGCGGCACGTCGCGAGGCAAAGCCGTCGGGCTGCTCTTCACGACGATTTCGCTCGGTTTATTCGCCGGCCGGCTTTGGCCGCTCGAAGACTTGGTGAGCGATGCCGTGTTCTATTCGATGGCGGCGGTCACGCTCGCCTCGGCGATCGGCGCCGTCACGATGCGCAGCCCCGTCTATTGTGCGATTTGGTTCGCGTTGACGTTGCTCGGCACCGCGGGCCTGTTTTTCTTTCAAGGCGCGCAGTTTCTCGGCGTCGCGACGATCGTCGTCTACGCCGGTGCGATCCTCGTCACGTTCTTGTTCGTGCTCATGCTGAGCAGCCCGGAAGGGAACGCACTGTACGATCGCTTGAGTTGGGAAGCGTTCATCTCGGCGGCGACGGGAGCCGTGCTGGTTTGCCTGCTGACATGGACCGCGGCGTCGAACAACTTTCGCCCGGCGAACGGCAAGCGGATCGAAGGCCCGGCGCAGATCGTCTTCTCGTCGTCGAACGAAGAGCAGGGCAAAAAGATCCTCTCGCAGAATCACGTCGAGAAGCTTGGGGCCGAGCTTTTTTCGCGACACCTAGCGGCGGTCGAAGTCGGCGGCACGTTGCTGCTCGTCGCGCTCGTCGGAGCCATCGCCGTCGCCTCGCACGGCCAAAGCGCCATGGAGGAAAGTCGCGATGCCTAA
- the nuoK gene encoding NADH-quinone oxidoreductase subunit NuoK has product MPNAHAVAEIHLLENYLLVGGLLFAIGLVGFLSRRNMIVMFLAAEMMLQGVSVSLVGWGRFHNDWGGQMLVIFILTVAACEAAIALALVQMLFYRGGNLDIALWQNLRESNQPRYVDREIPPSDDDKMTFPKLTPSGIDPHIQVEETIHRTHV; this is encoded by the coding sequence ATGCCTAACGCTCATGCCGTAGCCGAAATTCATCTCCTGGAAAACTATCTCCTCGTCGGCGGACTGTTGTTCGCCATCGGGCTCGTCGGCTTTCTCAGCCGGCGCAATATGATCGTGATGTTCCTCGCCGCCGAAATGATGTTGCAAGGGGTGTCGGTCAGCCTCGTCGGGTGGGGCCGGTTCCACAACGACTGGGGCGGTCAGATGCTCGTTATTTTCATTCTCACTGTCGCCGCTTGCGAAGCTGCGATTGCGCTCGCTCTGGTGCAAATGTTGTTCTATCGCGGCGGCAATCTCGATATCGCGCTCTGGCAGAACCTCCGCGAGTCGAATCAGCCCCGCTATGTGGATCGCGAAATTCCGCCGAGCGACGACGACAAGATGACGTTCCCGAAGCTCACCCCTTCCGGCATTGATCCGCACATCCAAGTAGAAGAAACGATTCACCGTACCCATGTTTAA
- the nuoL gene encoding NADH-quinone oxidoreductase subunit L — translation MFNFSLNEIEKLVVLIPTLPLAATLVTAILGKRWLKERSHWPVLFAFAAAFLVSLQLLSVVNGKVHEAHAQGYADGGFSQTVTLWQWVVVEDAAKVDGKLRDFVVDITLRADPLTSIMLCMVTFVATLVVIYASGYMHGDPGYWRFFSYVGLFVFSMTMLVSVSNFLLLYVFWESVGVCSYLLIGFWFEKPEAAAAGKKAFLVNRIGDFGFALGVFLIFLTYGTLNFHDTEGVAGVTGVLSATSVTNPNFYVGGSIGTAIALLLFVGACGKSAQFPLHVWLPDAMEGPTPVSALIHAATMVTAGVYMVTRCTPLYAVSETAQVVVASVGMFTALLAGLIALTQNDLKRVMAYSTVSQLGYMFLGLGTGSLAGITGGMFHLFTHAFFKALLFLGAGSVMHAMHHVIDMRRFSGLRHIMPWTHKTFWFGCLALSGVFPFAGFFSKDMIIAAVHDRAHDPNLGHHGLYTILYWAALFTAFLTAFYTFRALFLTFFGPLKTPAEAHHPHESPRSMTVPLVVLAICAVSVGALLEHSFAHLLWHTPSLAYDKFAAAAAKGVEFHFDVAALSTVAAAVGIGLAAFMYLGKRSEAEQVAEFASTRRGLWLYQLSQHKFYFDELYQVFFVWPLRGLAWVSYAIDRFVIDGLVNLTGRVPQVAGALLRSLQTGMVQFYALAMVLGMLVLFGSLRFTALLKPLMETKL, via the coding sequence ATGTTTAACTTTAGCTTGAACGAGATCGAGAAATTGGTCGTCTTGATACCGACGTTGCCGCTCGCGGCGACGTTGGTCACGGCGATTCTCGGCAAACGTTGGTTGAAAGAGCGGAGCCACTGGCCGGTCCTCTTTGCGTTCGCCGCCGCCTTCTTGGTCAGCCTGCAATTACTGTCCGTCGTCAACGGAAAAGTTCACGAAGCTCATGCCCAAGGCTATGCCGACGGCGGCTTCTCGCAAACCGTGACGCTCTGGCAATGGGTGGTCGTCGAAGATGCCGCCAAGGTCGACGGCAAGCTGCGCGACTTCGTCGTCGACATCACGCTGCGCGCCGATCCGCTCACGTCGATCATGCTCTGCATGGTCACGTTCGTCGCCACGCTCGTCGTCATCTACGCGTCGGGCTACATGCATGGCGATCCCGGCTACTGGCGATTCTTCTCCTATGTCGGGCTCTTCGTCTTCTCGATGACCATGCTCGTCTCCGTCAGCAACTTCTTGCTGCTCTATGTGTTCTGGGAGTCGGTCGGCGTTTGCAGCTACTTGCTGATCGGATTTTGGTTTGAAAAGCCCGAGGCTGCGGCGGCCGGTAAAAAGGCGTTTCTAGTCAATCGGATCGGCGACTTCGGTTTCGCACTTGGCGTGTTCCTGATCTTCCTCACCTACGGCACGCTCAATTTCCACGACACGGAGGGAGTCGCCGGCGTCACGGGCGTTCTCAGTGCGACATCAGTGACGAACCCGAACTTCTACGTCGGCGGCAGCATCGGCACGGCGATCGCGCTGCTGTTGTTCGTTGGTGCTTGCGGCAAGAGCGCTCAGTTTCCTCTGCATGTGTGGCTCCCCGACGCGATGGAAGGCCCGACCCCGGTCAGCGCGCTCATCCACGCCGCAACGATGGTCACCGCCGGCGTCTATATGGTGACGCGCTGCACGCCGCTCTATGCCGTTTCGGAAACGGCGCAGGTGGTCGTTGCTTCGGTCGGCATGTTTACTGCCCTACTCGCCGGCCTTATCGCCCTCACGCAAAATGATCTCAAACGGGTGATGGCCTACTCGACCGTGAGCCAGCTCGGCTACATGTTCCTCGGGCTCGGCACAGGCAGCCTCGCGGGCATCACCGGCGGCATGTTCCACTTGTTCACGCATGCCTTCTTCAAGGCGCTATTGTTCCTCGGGGCCGGAAGCGTGATGCACGCGATGCATCATGTGATCGACATGCGCCGCTTCAGCGGCTTGCGGCATATCATGCCGTGGACGCATAAGACCTTTTGGTTCGGCTGCTTGGCGCTGTCGGGTGTGTTCCCGTTCGCCGGTTTCTTCAGCAAAGACATGATTATCGCCGCCGTGCATGATCGGGCACACGACCCGAACCTCGGCCATCACGGCTTGTACACGATCCTCTATTGGGCGGCGTTGTTCACGGCCTTTCTCACGGCGTTCTACACGTTCCGCGCGTTGTTTCTCACGTTCTTCGGCCCGCTCAAGACGCCGGCGGAAGCCCATCACCCGCATGAGTCGCCTCGGAGCATGACCGTTCCGCTGGTCGTTCTCGCGATCTGTGCCGTGTCGGTCGGTGCGTTGCTCGAGCACTCGTTCGCACATTTGCTGTGGCATACTCCTTCGCTCGCTTACGACAAGTTCGCTGCGGCAGCCGCGAAAGGGGTTGAGTTTCACTTCGATGTCGCCGCTCTGAGCACGGTCGCGGCGGCAGTCGGCATCGGCCTCGCCGCGTTCATGTATCTCGGCAAGCGCAGCGAAGCGGAACAAGTGGCCGAGTTCGCCAGCACCCGTCGCGGACTCTGGCTCTATCAACTCTCGCAACATAAGTTCTATTTCGACGAACTGTACCAAGTGTTCTTCGTTTGGCCGCTTCGCGGACTGGCTTGGGTCAGCTATGCGATCGATCGATTCGTCATCGATGGCTTGGTGAATCTCACCGGTCGCGTGCCGCAAGTCGCCGGGGCGCTGTTGCGTTCGCTACAGACCGGCATGGTTCAGTTCTACGCGTTGGCGATGGTGCTCGGGATGTTGGTGTTGTTCGGATCGTTGAGGTTTACGGCGTTGCTCAAGCCGTTGATGGAAACGAAGTTGTAA
- a CDS encoding NADH-quinone oxidoreductase subunit M: protein MNLLATTILIPLVGVGLIWALSDGSRHVARWIALATSLVTLYWAAKCLFATPLPACDVPWFTSANVDIRFNLGLDGLSLWMFGLSALLSVTAVLVSWEAIEERGPLFYSLLLILETGMLGVFAARDVLLFYVFFEFTLIPLFFLIGIWGSEQRRYAAVKFFLFTLAGSMLTFLGMLAIVALHYQNNPAGGLTFSIPTITQGLAVHPLTAAQQFWIFLALFAGFAIKVPLFPLHTWLPLAHVQAPTAGSVLLAGILLKIGTYGFLRFNMAMLPDATVACMPWVLWLAAGGIIYGALVALAQGDVKRLIAYSSVSHLGYCMLGLFALNPLGMQGGVLQMINHGISTGGLFAVFGMIYERYHSREINKFGGLAKRIPILSLFMLIFTFSSIGLPGMNGFTGEFMILLGIFQRGYLNPAPGLQVQWMTISVLAVFGVVLGAWYMLWLYQRVFFGPLREPGHEPAPAASAAHASHAHDAHSHDAHGQGAAHGHDAHGHAEDHGASSIRDMSWREFWAVAPLVVFVFWIGLKPQTFLAPMQADIGAVTTKVEIAFAAHQWPVADHTQVATQPMVENPAVDHTAANQRKAVSEKSASSDKVEDFARVE, encoded by the coding sequence GTGAATCTGCTTGCCACGACTATCTTGATACCGCTCGTCGGAGTCGGCCTGATCTGGGCCTTATCCGACGGCAGCCGACATGTGGCTCGCTGGATCGCGCTGGCGACCTCGCTCGTTACGCTCTATTGGGCGGCGAAGTGCCTCTTCGCTACGCCTCTGCCCGCTTGCGACGTCCCTTGGTTTACTTCCGCCAACGTCGACATCCGTTTCAACCTGGGCCTCGACGGGCTGAGCTTGTGGATGTTCGGCCTCAGCGCGCTGCTTTCGGTTACGGCTGTGTTGGTGAGTTGGGAAGCGATAGAAGAGCGAGGGCCGCTCTTCTATTCGTTGCTGCTGATCTTAGAAACCGGCATGCTCGGCGTCTTCGCCGCGCGCGATGTCTTATTGTTCTACGTGTTTTTCGAGTTCACGCTGATCCCGCTCTTCTTCTTGATCGGCATCTGGGGAAGCGAACAGCGACGCTATGCGGCCGTGAAGTTCTTCTTGTTCACCTTGGCCGGAAGCATGCTGACGTTCCTCGGCATGTTGGCGATCGTCGCGTTGCACTACCAAAACAATCCGGCGGGCGGACTGACGTTCAGCATCCCGACAATCACACAAGGCCTAGCCGTGCATCCGCTCACGGCAGCGCAACAATTTTGGATCTTCCTAGCCCTGTTCGCAGGCTTCGCGATCAAGGTCCCGCTGTTCCCGTTGCATACCTGGCTGCCGCTCGCGCACGTGCAAGCTCCCACGGCCGGCTCCGTCTTGCTTGCCGGCATCTTATTGAAGATCGGCACCTACGGCTTCCTCCGCTTCAACATGGCGATGCTTCCCGACGCCACGGTCGCATGCATGCCGTGGGTCTTATGGCTCGCCGCCGGGGGGATTATCTACGGCGCACTCGTCGCGCTCGCGCAAGGCGACGTCAAACGCCTGATCGCTTATTCGTCCGTGAGCCATCTCGGCTACTGCATGCTCGGCCTCTTCGCCTTGAACCCGCTCGGCATGCAGGGAGGCGTGTTGCAAATGATTAACCACGGCATTTCCACCGGCGGCTTGTTCGCCGTGTTCGGCATGATCTACGAGCGTTACCATTCGCGCGAGATCAATAAGTTCGGCGGACTAGCGAAGCGAATTCCGATCCTTTCGCTCTTTATGTTGATCTTTACGTTCTCCAGCATCGGCTTGCCCGGCATGAACGGCTTCACCGGCGAGTTCATGATCTTGCTCGGCATTTTTCAGCGCGGCTATTTGAATCCTGCGCCTGGTTTGCAAGTGCAATGGATGACGATCTCCGTGCTCGCCGTGTTCGGTGTCGTCCTCGGGGCATGGTATATGCTTTGGCTCTACCAGCGCGTCTTCTTCGGGCCGCTTCGCGAGCCGGGCCATGAACCGGCACCGGCGGCAAGTGCGGCGCACGCTTCCCACGCACACGATGCGCATAGCCACGATGCCCACGGTCAGGGCGCCGCACACGGCCACGATGCACACGGCCATGCCGAAGATCACGGCGCGTCGTCGATCCGCGACATGAGTTGGCGCGAGTTCTGGGCCGTTGCCCCGCTCGTGGTCTTCGTCTTTTGGATCGGCCTCAAGCCGCAAACGTTTCTCGCTCCGATGCAGGCCGATATCGGTGCCGTAACGACGAAAGTCGAAATCGCGTTCGCCGCGCATCAGTGGCCGGTAGCCGATCATACTCAGGTTGCGACGCAGCCGATGGTAGAAAATCCCGCGGTCGATCACACTGCCGCTAATCAACGTAAAGCCGTGTCCGAAAAGTCGGCGTCGTCCGACAAGGTGGAGGATTTCGCTCGTGTCGAATGA
- a CDS encoding NADH-quinone oxidoreductase subunit N, with the protein MSNDTVSILIPELILVLTATLIYTAGAFLPGKKFWGAIALLGIVAAAFVLRGQYHHWFLPTGAHVPMLTAPVGGPLAVDLFGQYIRFLALLVGGIFILTASRPQNEKLVPEYIGTVLMSIAGLMLVGGAGELTLLFLGLELISIPTYVLLFLGRKDIAGAESAAKYFFLSILSSAITLYGFSFLYGVGGSTRLDDIQAALSASLASVPGATASSYAQLALVLVIAGLGFKIAAVPFHFYAPDVYQGTTHANAGLLAVLPKIAGIAALIRIVSIAMPGTEETGIRVTMILAIITMTLGNVVALWQTDIRRMLAYSSIAHAGYMLVGLAVDLAARRSGIDTVDGVGAALFYVAVYSLATAGTFAGLTYLSGRKKQIDTLEDLAGIGRAYPATALAIAVFMFSLTGLPPLAGFWGKFELFSGAVKIGLAGDTAPKLSGWFLVLSVVGVLNAAVSAAYYLRIIGVMYFREPTTSTKAEGGLGPKLAMFACAALTIFIGLSPGMLSQGSNAAAESARVSGESAPAPSQHASR; encoded by the coding sequence GTGTCGAATGATACCGTTTCGATTCTAATTCCTGAGCTGATCCTCGTTCTCACGGCGACGTTAATCTACACGGCCGGCGCATTTCTGCCCGGCAAGAAGTTCTGGGGCGCGATCGCGCTGCTCGGCATCGTCGCAGCGGCGTTCGTATTGCGCGGCCAGTATCATCATTGGTTCCTCCCCACCGGCGCGCATGTGCCGATGTTGACGGCGCCGGTCGGCGGTCCGCTCGCGGTCGATCTCTTCGGCCAATACATCCGCTTCTTGGCGCTCTTGGTCGGCGGGATTTTCATTCTCACGGCATCGCGCCCGCAGAACGAGAAACTGGTGCCCGAGTACATCGGCACGGTCCTCATGTCGATTGCCGGGTTGATGTTGGTCGGCGGTGCAGGGGAGTTGACGCTTCTTTTCCTCGGTTTGGAACTGATTTCCATTCCGACCTACGTGTTGTTGTTCCTGGGTCGCAAAGATATCGCCGGCGCAGAGTCGGCAGCCAAGTATTTCTTCCTTAGTATTCTTTCGTCCGCCATCACTCTCTACGGCTTCAGCTTTCTCTACGGCGTCGGCGGATCGACGCGGCTCGACGACATCCAAGCGGCGCTCTCCGCCTCGCTTGCGAGCGTTCCCGGCGCAACGGCCTCGTCCTACGCACAACTCGCTCTGGTGCTCGTCATCGCAGGGCTTGGGTTTAAGATCGCCGCCGTGCCGTTTCATTTCTACGCGCCGGATGTTTACCAAGGCACTACGCACGCCAACGCCGGTTTGCTGGCCGTATTGCCGAAAATCGCCGGCATCGCCGCGCTGATTCGCATCGTCTCGATCGCGATGCCCGGTACGGAAGAGACGGGCATACGCGTCACGATGATTCTTGCCATCATCACGATGACGCTCGGGAATGTCGTCGCGCTTTGGCAAACCGATATTCGCCGAATGCTCGCCTACTCATCGATCGCGCACGCCGGCTATATGCTCGTCGGTCTCGCAGTCGATCTTGCCGCTCGTCGATCGGGCATCGACACGGTCGATGGCGTCGGTGCGGCTCTCTTCTACGTCGCGGTTTATTCACTCGCCACAGCCGGCACATTCGCCGGCCTCACCTACCTCAGCGGCCGCAAGAAGCAAATCGATACGCTGGAAGACCTAGCCGGTATCGGTCGGGCCTATCCGGCCACGGCTTTAGCGATCGCCGTGTTCATGTTCAGCCTTACCGGCCTGCCGCCGCTCGCCGGCTTCTGGGGTAAATTCGAACTGTTCTCCGGCGCGGTAAAGATCGGCTTAGCGGGAGATACCGCACCGAAACTTTCCGGTTGGTTTCTAGTGTTGTCGGTCGTCGGGGTGTTGAATGCCGCGGTTTCGGCTGCGTACTATCTGCGAATCATCGGCGTGATGTACTTTCGCGAGCCGACGACATCGACGAAGGCCGAAGGCGGCCTCGGCCCGAAGCTCGCCATGTTCGCTTGCGCGGCTCTAACGATCTTCATCGGCCTAAGCCCGGGCATGCTCTCGCAAGGCTCGAATGCCGCTGCCGAGTCGGCTCGTGTGTCCGGTGAGAGTGCCCCGGCTCCTTCGCAGCACGCTTCGCGCTGA
- a CDS encoding PAS domain-containing protein, whose amino-acid sequence MPPRGALKELGRLFDAMPDPIYVIDDRRRIVYLNAACAEWASASVEELIGRECRYRSDAEPNVDRLTAIADALCPSPEAMLGRYTITEIVLPQSAGDAPSSRLAHFLPLGSATSGIATVVAWFPSAEAVAEEQAERLRKESESQRLHVLTAKVRRDAALRYALGRLLGDSPAMRRVRSQVVVAAGVGASLSIVGPAGSGRAHAARTVHYHRAASNDAGMPPAALTPLAAENLRPGLLQETICGLSREAQTSGRASTLLLTDVDRLPLDSQAELTGYFRLGDLPLRIISTSQTALESVARNNNFRADLAAYLSTLTIEIQPLASRPEDIGLLAQSFLEELNLEEHRQLAGFTPEALDRLLRHPWPGEARELCDLVAQACAAAEGPLVGVDDLPRRLALAADAARFAPPQDEAIVLDDFLADIEKQLIERAMHRARGNKTLAAKLLGLPRPRLYRRMVQLGLEVGPVVFEEMNESSEDSPPKK is encoded by the coding sequence ATGCCTCCACGCGGCGCACTCAAAGAGCTAGGGCGTCTGTTCGACGCGATGCCGGATCCGATCTACGTGATCGACGATCGACGTCGGATCGTGTATCTCAATGCTGCTTGCGCCGAATGGGCCAGCGCATCCGTCGAGGAACTGATCGGCCGCGAGTGCCGCTATCGTTCCGATGCCGAGCCCAACGTCGATCGACTTACCGCCATCGCCGACGCACTCTGTCCATCGCCCGAGGCAATGTTAGGGCGTTACACGATCACGGAAATCGTCCTACCCCAATCCGCCGGCGACGCGCCGAGCTCGCGGCTCGCGCACTTTCTTCCGTTGGGTTCCGCAACGTCCGGCATCGCGACCGTCGTCGCATGGTTTCCCTCTGCGGAAGCGGTCGCTGAAGAACAAGCGGAACGACTACGCAAGGAGTCGGAATCGCAACGGCTTCATGTGCTCACGGCAAAAGTTCGTCGCGACGCCGCCTTGCGCTACGCGTTGGGCAGGCTGCTCGGCGATAGTCCGGCGATGCGTCGTGTTCGCAGCCAGGTCGTCGTGGCAGCCGGCGTCGGAGCGTCGCTCTCGATCGTGGGTCCGGCAGGAAGCGGCCGCGCGCATGCGGCTCGCACCGTGCATTATCATCGCGCCGCATCGAACGATGCCGGTATGCCGCCGGCCGCATTGACTCCGTTGGCCGCAGAGAATTTAAGGCCGGGGTTGCTGCAAGAAACGATTTGTGGTCTCTCGCGCGAGGCGCAGACCTCGGGCCGAGCGAGCACTTTATTGCTTACCGACGTCGACCGCTTGCCGCTCGACTCGCAAGCGGAATTAACGGGCTACTTTCGACTCGGCGACTTACCGCTGCGGATTATTTCGACGTCTCAAACCGCCTTGGAATCCGTTGCACGCAACAATAACTTCCGAGCCGATCTGGCCGCGTATTTAAGTACGCTGACGATCGAGATTCAGCCCCTCGCGTCACGCCCGGAAGATATCGGCCTGCTCGCGCAATCGTTTTTGGAAGAGCTCAACCTGGAAGAACATCGGCAACTCGCCGGCTTCACTCCGGAAGCGCTCGATCGCTTGCTCCGTCATCCGTGGCCGGGCGAAGCTCGTGAACTGTGTGACCTCGTTGCACAAGCTTGTGCCGCCGCGGAAGGACCGTTGGTCGGCGTCGACGACTTGCCTCGTCGCTTGGCGCTTGCAGCAGACGCGGCACGCTTCGCTCCGCCGCAAGACGAAGCGATCGTGTTGGATGATTTTCTTGCGGACATCGAGAAACAACTCATCGAACGGGCCATGCATCGAGCCCGCGGTAACAAAACCTTGGCAGCCAAGCTGCTCGGCTTGCCGCGGCCTCGGTTGTACCGTCGCATGGTACAGCTCGGGCTGGAAGTCGGCCCGGTCGTCTTCGAAGAAATGAACGAGTCGAGCGAAGATTCTCCCCCGAAGAAATAG
- a CDS encoding Mrp/NBP35 family ATP-binding protein, with the protein MGAAPTAAEVLATLSGIQDPETGRNAVQQGQLRDVSISPESIGVTFALTTHSAPLRRPAREEVELVLRSKYPSYKVEVRDAVHDRAPVALGEIGLTAKTVIAVGSGKGGVGKSTMAAGIAFGLHRAGCKVGLLDADVYGPSVPHLLGLKGRPEIVDKKIQAHELEGMKVMSIGFLVEAGEPIVWRGPMLHGAISQMLRDTNWGALDYLIIDMPPGTGDIALTLSQILPLSGSVIVCTPQDVALIDAVRAIAMFRKVNIPVLGLVENMSYFLCPDNGKRYDIFGNGGAKRKAEELNVPFLGEVPINIQIRINGDEGKLAGNFSNVDTEPFFQAVVEKLVRQLSNAVKVAKPLPSLSVLK; encoded by the coding sequence ATGGGTGCCGCTCCTACCGCTGCCGAAGTGCTTGCGACCTTGTCGGGAATTCAAGATCCTGAGACGGGGCGCAATGCCGTACAACAAGGGCAGCTTCGCGACGTGTCGATCTCGCCGGAAAGCATCGGGGTTACCTTTGCGCTGACGACCCATTCGGCTCCGCTCCGTCGACCTGCGCGGGAAGAAGTCGAACTGGTTCTGCGCTCGAAGTATCCGAGCTATAAGGTCGAGGTTCGTGATGCCGTTCACGATCGAGCCCCCGTGGCGCTCGGCGAGATCGGCCTGACGGCGAAGACCGTGATTGCCGTCGGAAGCGGCAAGGGAGGGGTCGGCAAGAGCACGATGGCCGCGGGAATCGCCTTCGGATTGCATCGCGCGGGCTGCAAGGTCGGGCTACTCGATGCCGATGTTTACGGCCCCAGCGTGCCGCACCTGCTCGGCTTGAAAGGCCGGCCGGAGATCGTCGACAAAAAGATCCAAGCGCACGAGCTCGAAGGGATGAAAGTCATGTCGATCGGCTTCCTCGTCGAAGCGGGCGAACCGATCGTATGGCGCGGACCGATGCTGCACGGCGCCATCTCGCAGATGCTCCGTGACACGAACTGGGGCGCGCTCGACTATCTCATCATCGACATGCCGCCGGGCACGGGGGACATCGCCCTGACGCTTTCCCAAATCCTACCGCTGTCGGGCTCCGTGATCGTCTGCACGCCGCAAGATGTGGCTCTGATCGACGCCGTGAGAGCGATCGCGATGTTTCGCAAGGTCAACATCCCGGTCCTCGGCCTGGTCGAGAACATGAGCTACTTCTTGTGCCCTGATAACGGCAAGCGCTACGACATCTTCGGCAACGGCGGCGCGAAGCGCAAGGCCGAAGAACTCAACGTGCCGTTTCTCGGCGAGGTGCCGATCAACATTCAGATTCGGATCAACGGCGACGAAGGAAAGCTCGCGGGTAACTTCTCGAACGTCGATACCGAGCCGTTCTTTCAAGCGGTCGTCGAGAAGCTCGTGCGACAGTTGAGCAATGCCGTGAAGGTTGCGAAGCCGTTACCGTCGCTTTCGGTTCTGAAGTAG
- the trmB gene encoding tRNA (guanosine(46)-N7)-methyltransferase TrmB: MARRALRKLNPQLDLSKHLYTLEQLTPPLSGAALFGRDAPWEVEMGSGKGLFISHAATSAPERNFLGVEVAKKYAAHCAAQLVKAGAANAAMISGDGLRLFREFLPTAGIAAVHVYFPDPWWKARHKKRRVVNEAFLVDVQRVLVPGGSLHFWTDVEEYYLSSLELIAQTALIGPLPVQEKLAEHELDYRTHFERRTRRNELPVYRSEFRKAE, from the coding sequence ATGGCTCGTCGCGCCTTGCGAAAGCTGAACCCGCAACTCGATCTTTCGAAGCATCTTTATACGCTTGAGCAACTCACGCCGCCTTTGAGCGGTGCCGCTTTGTTCGGGCGCGATGCCCCGTGGGAAGTCGAGATGGGAAGCGGCAAAGGATTATTCATTAGCCATGCGGCGACTTCGGCACCCGAACGAAATTTTCTCGGCGTGGAAGTCGCGAAGAAATACGCCGCGCATTGCGCAGCGCAGCTTGTGAAGGCCGGCGCGGCGAACGCCGCTATGATTTCAGGCGACGGCTTGCGGCTCTTTCGGGAGTTCTTGCCGACCGCGGGCATCGCTGCCGTCCACGTCTACTTTCCCGACCCATGGTGGAAGGCCCGCCATAAGAAAAGGCGCGTCGTCAACGAAGCGTTTCTCGTCGATGTTCAACGGGTGCTGGTTCCCGGCGGCTCGCTGCATTTCTGGACCGACGTCGAGGAATACTATCTCTCGTCGCTGGAGTTGATCGCACAAACGGCCCTGATCGGGCCCCTTCCCGTTCAAGAAAAGCTTGCCGAGCATGAGCTCGATTATAGAACACACTTCGAACGACGTACGCGGCGCAACGAATTGCCGGTGTACCGCAGCGAGTTTCGCAAAGCGGAATAG